In Streptomyces sp. HUAS ZL42, the DNA window GGTGGTGCGTGTCCGGGCCGTCGCGGGCCGGAACGCGGAGGTGAGGCCGCGCGCCGGTCCCGGCTGGGTGATCGCTCCCGTGGGGCAGGTGTCGACGCAGCCGCCGCAGGCCACGCAGTCCGACTCGGCCCAGGGGCCGCCGGATCCGGGCGCCACGACGGTGTCGCCGCCCCGGCCGACCAGGGTGAGGGCGAAAGTGCCCTGCACTTCGGAGCACATCCGCACACACCGGCCGCAGGCGATGCACAGGTCCCGGTCGAGATGGACGTACGGGTGGGAGTCGTCCCCGCCCCGGCCCCCGGCGCCCTGCGCCGTCTCGGGGCTGATGCCCATCGACCGGCAGACTTGGGCCAGTTCACTGGGGTTGCCGCCGGCGAGTGCCCGGGGCGGCAGAGCGGAGACGATGACCTCCACCGCGTCCCTCCGCAGCCGCACGAGATCATCAGTCGCGGTTTCGATCCGGGCACCAGGGGACGACGGGGTGACACACGCCGCCGTGATGCGCCCGTCGGCGCGTACCAGACAGGTGCGGCAGGATCCGGCAGGGCTGATCCGGTCGTCGGAGCAGAGCGCCGGCAACTCGACCCCGGCCGCGCGCACCGCAGCGAGCAGCGACGCACCCTCAGGCACCTCGACGCCGGTCCCGTCGACCTCGATCGCGATTCGGGTCATGGGTCCCACCCCGCCAGCCGATCCCCGTAGGCGCGGGCAAGACTCCGCACGGCGGACGGGATCCGCCGTCCGAAGGCACACAGGCTCGCCTCGGCCAGGACACGCGACAGCCGCTCCCACCCCTGTCCCGGCGGGGTCCGGGCGGATGCCATCCCCAGGCCGCGGCGCGTGCCGACCCGGCACGGCGAACACGCCCCACAGCTCTCCGCCGCGGCGAACTCCCACACGTGCCGCAACACGTCCTCCGGCGCCACGCGCTCATCGAAGGCCACCAGACCGGCATGGCCGAGGGCGGCGCCCCGAGCGGACAGTCCGGCCTCCGACAGCGGTACGTCCAGGGCGTCGGCGGCGAGGAAGCCTCCCAGTGGTCCGCCGACCTGGAGAGCGACCGGCTCCGCGTCGTCCTTCAGGCCACCGCCCAGGTCCGTGACGATCCGCCGTACCGGCGTGCCGAGTTCGACCTCGTAACAACCCGGCCGGGCGAACCGCTCGGAGAGACACACCAGCTTGGTCCCCGTCTCGCCGGGCGTGCCGCGCCGGGCGTACGCCTCGCCGCCGCGCCGGACGATCCACGGCACGGCCGCCAGGGTCTCCACGTTGTTGACCACGGTCGGCGCGTCCCACAGCCCGCGCTCGGTCGGGTACGGCGGGCGGGGGCGGGCGCAACCCCGGCCGCCCTCCAGCCCCGCTATGAGCGCGGTCTCCTCACCGGCGACGTAGGAGCCGGCGCCTTCGACGACCCGGATGTCGAGCGCGGCGCCCGTACCGTGCACGGACGGGCCGAGACGGCCGTCGGCATACGCGTGCCCCACGGCTTCCCGCATCCGCGCGAGGGCGGCCGGGTATTCGGAGCGCACCAGCACCACGCCCAGGCGGGACCCGCACACGAAACAGGCCAGGGCCAGCCCCTCCAGCACCCGCTCCGGGTCGGCCTCCATCAACAGCCGATCGGCGTACGAGCCAGGGTCCCCTTCGTCGCCGTTGGCCACGACCACGGTGCCGGGGGCGCGGCCGGCAGCCTCCCATTTCGCCGCCACGCGGAAGCCCGCGCCGCCACGCCCTCGAAGCCCGGATGCCGCGACCTCGCTGAGGACCCCGTCTCGGGTTCCCTTCGTCACCGCCCCCGGCCACACCTGCCAGGCGGGCTCACCGGAGAGCACACCGCCCAGCAGTACCGGGTCACCGGTGTCATCGGTCACCGGGATGTCCGGTGCCCGCCGCGGCTCCCGCCCGGTCAGCTGACCGGCGAGAGTCGGACCTGTGCAGGGCGTGTCGCCGTCGAGCGCCGCAGGGCCCGCGTAGCAGTAGCCCAGACAACGGACGGTCTGCACTGACACCGCACCGTCCGGCGAGGCCGTTCCGAGGGTGACACCCAGCGCGTCCTCGACATCGGCGAGATGCCGTCCGGCCTGGGCTGCGAAGCAGGCAGTCGCGGCACACACCCGGACGTGACGGCGGCCGTGCGGGGCGGCGAGGTCCGCGAAGTAGCTGGCCGGTCCGAGCGCGGCGGCAGCGGGCAGTCCGACTCGGGCAGCGACAGGCGGGGCCCACACCTCGGGGCCGTCCGGTGTTCCCGCTCTGGCCTCGGCCAGCGACTCGATCAACCGGTTCCCAGGCCGCCCGCGCCGGTCGGCCAGGGCTCGGAACGCATCGAAACGGTCGGCAGGACCGACGGGAACCATGTCTTCATCGTGGACGCGGCGGGACGAGGCCGCATCCCGGCACCAGCCCGTGCAGCACCATGGATTCGGGCCCGGTGCCGACCGTGTGTGAACCGGGTGCGGACGTGTGGAGCCGGTCGAGCGCCGTCGCGGGGCCGAGGCTCGTCACCACGGTCGTCGACGCCCGCAGAGTCCCTTGCCGCAGTCACAGCCTGCCCGGTCACTGGTGAAATCGCCCCCGAACGATCACGGTTTCCGGCGAGCTGGGCGCGCACTCCCATGTAGCTCGCGGTCGATGTCTTCCTCGGTGATGGGCGCCGGAAGTAAGCCACGATCAGGAAGGCGTTGATGACGGCGTAGGCCGCAAGGTCAGCACGGAGCTTGCGCTTCTTCTCGAGCCGTTTGTGTGCCCACTCCCTCTCCAACGTCATTCGTGGTGCGTTCGAATCGCTTGGGCCGAGGGGTCCTACCATGACCGACACCTCCCAGGTTCGACGCAGCCTTGCTTCCCTCTGCCAGTCGTCCTCCCAGCGGGCCATATGCGCCGACGATGAGGAATCGCGCTGGTGGGAGACGACGAGAGCCGCGGGGGAGTGCATGCCGCACGGCCTGGCGGGGCCATGCGGCCCGCGTCGATCAGCGCGCTCCTGCCCGGGTACTTCTCCTGATGGCCTGCAAACGCCTCGGACAGCAGACGCTCCTCACTCGCGGCCAGTGTCGGCCCCGTGGCAGGGCCGCCTCGGCGAGCGCGCGATCGACCGCCTTCGCACCGGCCAGGGAACCGTCGACCCCCAGTACGATCGACCCGGTTCCCTCGCGCTGCTCCCGCACGATCAGCACAGGCACCGCGCATGCCGGGTGGACGGCCGTCGACCCCGCGAGCAGGTCGGCGAAGCTCCCATGCCCTGCGGCCCGGCAACCACGCCGTGAGCAATGCGCGGTGACGACGATTCACGGAAGATCCTCCGCGCGCTGCGCCCGGTGAAAGTGCCCGCGTACGAAGGCCGTCCCGGCGGCACGGGGGAGTCCGCCGGAACGGCTCCGCACAGCCCAGGGCATCGGCCCTTGCGGGCGGGGTGGCAGTGCAGGCGGCCAGACCGAAGGCCTGCTCCGGCGAGCGGCGACAGGCCGGCGCGCTCAGGTCGAGCGGGCCGCCGACCAGGGTGTTCACCGAGATGAGCGGGGGAACCCGTATGCGATCGCTCGGGGGTGGCGTCAGTCGCCGGCGTGGGCCACGGTGAGGGAGGCCAGCGCGGCGTCGAGGCGTCGTGTGGCTTCCTCGGCGACCGGGCGCAGCGCCTCGAGTTCGGTGAGGGCGACCATCGTGCTCGGGTCGAGGGCCTGTACGGCGGTGCGGTCGCCGCTGCGACGGATGACCACGTTGCAGGGCAGCAGCAGGCCGATCGAGCGGTCGGTCTCCAGAGCGCGGTGGGCGAGCGGTGGGTTGCAGGCGCCGAGGATGACGTAGTCCTCCATGTCGTGGTCGAGCTTGGCCTTGAGGGTGGCGGTGACGTCGATCTCGGTGAGGATGCCGAAGCCCTGCTGGGCGAGGGCGTCGCGGGTGCGGGCGACGGCGGTGGCGAAGTCGGTGTCGAGGTGCACGGTGCGGTCGTAACGCATGGGGGTGGCCCTTCTGGTCTCGTCGTCTCGTGTGGGCGGGGCGGGTTTCCGGTCGTGTGCGAGGTACTCGTGAGTGCTTTCGCAGGGTTTCCCCATGCCTGAAAATACCCCCCTGGGTACTCGTGTTACCGTCGACAGCATACCCCCTGGGGTAATTCTCGCCGGATGGGAGTGCTCGTGTTCTTCATCGACGGAGCTGGCCGGGCTCGGCAACCGCGGACGCCTGGGGGCGGCGAGCAATCCGCGGTGGCGGTCGGCCCGTCGCGCGAAGTCGATCAGGTGATCGCGGAGGCCGCGTTGCGCGGTGTGCGGATCTCGCGGCCCGTCGAGACGCACGGCCGGCGGGCAGCGCCACGACCCTCGGCAAGGAGAAGGCAACCGCCATGGGAAACAGGAGCGATACACCGAGATGAGCATCTTCCGACGAGATCGGGGTGGCCCGGGCCGGGTGACTGTCCAGGAGGCGGCCGCGCGCACTGGTCACGAGGACACCGAAACCGGCGGCGACGCCGTACTGCTCGATGTCCGCGAACCTTATGAGTGGCAGGCCGGGCACGCCTCCGGAGCCGTACACCTGCCGCTGTCCGCTCTGGCCGCCGGGGCGGCGTTGCCCGCTGACGCGCAGGCGCGGCCCCTGGTCGTGATCTGCCGTTCGGGCAACCGCTCCCGGCAGGCTGCCGAGCTGCTCGCCGCCCGCGGCTCGCAGGCCGTGGACGTGATCGGCGGGATGCGGGACTGGGCCGGGGCGGGTCTGCCGGTGGTGGATGCGCGCGGCGGGCGCGGCACCGTCGTATGAGCGCTCTCGTGCTCGCCCTGGCCGCCGGTGCAGTGATCGGCCTGGCGTTGGGCGCGCTCGGGGGCGGCGGCAGCGTGCTGGCCGTCCCCGCCCTGATCTACCTGCTCGATTTCGCCCCGGTCGCGGCCACCACCGCCAGCCTGGTCATCGTCACGGTCATCTCGGTCACCGCGGTGATCGCGCATGCTCGTGAGGGGCACGTCCGCCGGCGGACCGGGCTGCTGTTCGCGGCGGCCGGGATCGGTCCGGCGATGCTGGGCGGTGCGGTCGCCGGCCGTATCCCGGCGGCTGTGCTGACGGCGGCGTTCGCCCTGGTGGCGGGAGCGGCCGCCTTGCGCATGCTGCGGACCCGGCCCGCCGCGGAGGGCGCTGCGGCGGTGCGGCCGGGGCGGGCGGCGGCCGTGGGGGCCGGACTCGGCACGGTCACCGGTGTCCTCGGCGTCGGTGGCGGGTTCCTCGCCGTACCGGCGCTGGTGGGGGTACTCGGCATGCGGATGCGGAACGCGGTGGGCACCAGCCTGCTGGTCATCACCGTCAACTCGCTGGCCGCGCTGGCGACACGCGCCGGTACGGTCGACGGCCTGGACTGGGCTGTCCTCGGGCCCTTCGCCGGGGCCGCGGTGCTCGGCGCGTGGGACGGGAAACGGCTGGCGGCGAAGGTCTCCGGACACACACTTCAACGGATCTTCGCCCTGGTGCTGCTGGCCGTGGCCGCGTTCATGCTGATCGACGCGGTGGTGTGATGGGCCGAATCCCGCAGGCCCGGTCGCGCCCTATGCCAGGGACAGGAACAGCTTCTCCAGGCGGGCGCGCATCTGCACGCTGTCCTCGCCGTCTTCGCCGTTCTTGCGGCCGGACTCGATGTCCGCCACGCACTGCTGCAGGCCGGTCGCGATGATCGCGAACCCGGCCCGGTCGAGTGCGCGGGAGGCGGCGGCGAGCTGGGTGACGACGTCCTCGCAGTCGCGTCCCTCCTCGATCATCCGGATCACGCCGGAGATCTGACCCTGCGCGCGGCGCAGCCGGTTCAGTACGGCCTTCAGGTCCGCACCCTCGAGCTCCAGTTCCACGATCACTCCTCGAAAAATACCCCTAGGGGTACTGTACGTCCCGGTTCGGGACGACGTCGACCATTAAGGATCACACCTGCCATGACCAGCTCTCCCACCCCCGCTGTCCTCGGCGCCGACCAGGCCCGCACCCGGCTGCACGAGCTGACCGTCATCGACGTGCGCACGCCGCCGAGTACGCCTCCGGCCACCCACCCCGGTGCCCTGAACATCCCCCTGGACCACATTCGGCGGGCCCTGCCGGACATTCGGCACGCCGCCGAGTGAACCGTGCGTTCCGGGGCGCCCACGCAGACCCCGCGGGTGCCCCCGGACACGCGCCGGGAGTGTCAGCTGCGCTCTGCCGGGCGTGGTGCGGCCTGCCTGCGCACGTCGTTCATGTCGATGGCCCGGATCCTGCCGATGAGCTCCTCCAGGGCCTGCGGCGGCAGGGCGCCCGGCTGGGCGTACAGCACGGTGCGGTCGCGGACGGCCATCAGGGTGGGGATGGACGAGACCTGGAAGGCCGCCGCCAGTTCGGGCTGTGCCTCGGTGTCGACCTTGCCGAAGACGATGTCCGGGTGGCGTTCGGCCGCCTTCTCGTAGACGGGGCCGAACATCCGGCACGGTCCGCACCAGGCGGCCCAGAAGTCGATCAGCACGATCTCCGAACCGGTGACGGTGTCCTCGAAGTTGTCCTTGGTCAGTTCAACGGTCGGCATGGTTTCCGGTCTCCTCTCATATACCCGGTGGGGTATATGGTTCAACCGGTGCCGGTCCGGCTTTGTTCCAGACAGGTCGGCGGCAACGGGAACCAGCGCATGCGCTCGAAGTCGGCCGGCAGCCCGGTGGGGCCGTCGTCCAGGCGGTCGGAACGAGCGGCGAGGACCTCGCGGGCGCGGGCGAGCTGACCGGACAGTGTCGCTTCTCCCCTTCGGCGGTGGCGGACGGCCGGTGTGGTGATGCGCCCGTCGGCTGCGAAGCGCACGCCGGTCAGCCGCAGCGGGGGATCGGCGGGACCGGCGCGGTGGTGCCACTGCCCGGTGTGCGGATCGAAGCGGTAGTCGGGCAGGAGGCGGTGGGCACGGGCGGCGACGAGGTCGACGGCGTCGATGAGGTAGTCGCGCACGGTGTCGCTGATGAAGTAGTTGAAGTTGACGCGGATCCAGCCGGGTTTGATGCCGTCGCAGCCGTGGACGACCTCGTCGAGCAGGGCGTGCGAGGTGGCGTGGTCGATGGCGAGCAGGCGGTGGCCGTACGGCCCGGCGCACGAGCAGCCACCGCGGGCCTGGATGCCGAGCAGGTCGTTGAGCAGGGCGACGACGTAGTTGTGGTGAAGGTAGGCGTGGTCGCCGTGGCGGATGCGGAAGGAGACGATGGACAGCCGCCGGGCGTGGTGGTTGCCGAGGATCTCGATGCGCGGGTTGCTGTCCCAGCGGGCCAGGGCGCGGCGCCAGTGGCGCTCTTCGGCGGCCTGAATGGCGTCGGTACCGACGGCCTGTTTCAGAGCGAAGACCAGCCCGGCGCGGATGGACTCCACGATGGCCGGTGTGCCGCCCTCCTCGCGGGCGACCGGATCGTCGAGGTAGCGGTGGCCGAGGGGGTCGACGAAGGCCACGGTGCCGCCGCCGGGCGCCGTCGGTACCTGATTGCGGACCAGTTCCCGCCGTACGACGAGCACGCCCGGGGTCTGCGGGCCGCCGACGAACTTGTGCGGGGAGAGGAAGAGGGCGTCCTTGTGGTCGCCGGCGCCGGGGGCGCTTTCCGTGACCCGGATCGGGACGTAGGGGGCGGCGGCCGCGTAGTCCCAGAAGGAGAGAGCGCCGTGCGTGTGCAGCAGCCGGGCGATGCGGTCGGCGTCGGTGAGGATGCCGGTGACGTTGGAGGCGGCGGAGAAGCTGCCGATGCGCAGCGGCCGGTCGGCGTACCTTCTCAGCCCCGCTTCGAGCCGGTCCAGGTCGATGTGGCCGTCCCGGTCCTCGTCGATGACCACGACGTCGGCGATCGACTCGCGCCAGGGCAGCTCGTTGGAGTGGTGCTCGTACGGCCCGACGAAGACCACCGGACGCTGGGCTGCGGGCGGCTTCTCCGGTCGGCGCAGCTGAAGGATGCCGACGAGTTTGTTCACGGCCGCGGTGGCACCCGAACCGCAGAAGATCACCAGGTCGTCGTCGGTGCCGCCCACCGCGCCCCGGATGATCCGGCGGGCGTCCTCGCGCAGGCGGGTCGTCTGCAGGCCGGTGCTGGAGCTCTCCGTGTGCGTGTTGCCGTAGTGCGGCAGCACCTGCTCGCGGACGAAGTCCTCCACGAAGTCCAGCGAGCGACCGGAGGCGGTGTAGTCCGCGTAGACGATCCGCTTCGGACCGTACGGGCCGTCCAGGACCTCGTCGTCACCGATGAGCCCGCCCCGGATGTGCTCCATCAATGCCGACGCGGCCGGCGCCAAGGACGTGCTCATGGTTCCAGCTCGATGTCGATCTCGGGTGGCTGGTGGAGGGTGTTGTGGACCGTGCAGTGCGAGGCCACGGCGAGCAGGGCCGCTCTGCGCTGCTCGGGGAGCTCAGGTGGCGGGACGATCACGATGCGCAGGGAGGCGACGCGGGCGGGGCGGTCGGTGGCCATGGTGAACTCGGTGCGGACGCGCAGGCCGGTGCGCGGCAGGTTGTGGCGGTGGAGGTAGCGGCCCGCGTAGAAGGCGATGCAGGTGGCCAGGGAGGCGGCGAACAGCTCGGTGGGGGTGGGTGCGGTGTCCGTGCCACCCGCCTCGGTGGGCTGGTCGACCTGGAGGCGGTGGCCGCGGATGTCCACCGCGTAGGCGTCGTGGTCGACGTGGGCTACCTCGAGACGCTGTACGAGCGCCTCCTGGCTCCGGTTTGTGCCGAGGGTGTGCGGTGCACTGCCGGTCATGGCCTGGCCCTTCTCGTTGGTGCAGTCTGCTGCTTTTTCAGTGGACCGCAGACGGCGCGGCTGATCGAGAGGCCTACGGGGTGCGGCGGGGACCATTCGGCCCTGGTGTGAGCAGTCGCAGAGATATACCCTGGTGGGTATTTTTTCAGGGCGTTGGCGGCGAGTGAGCAGTGCATGGGGCGTGTGGGGCGGGTCCAGGACATACCCCGGTGGGTACCGTGATGGGGACCTGCGGCCCATGCCCCGTCCCCATGTTCCGCACGACAGTGGGGACATGGGCAAACACATCGTGATTCTCGGCGGCGGGACTGCCGGCACCATGGCAGCCAACCGCCTGCGTCGCACGCACGGCGAGAGCGAGTACCGGATCACGGTCGTCGACCAGGACGATGACCATCTCTACCAGCCCGGCCTGCTGTTCGTCCCCTTCGGCACGGCCCAGTCGCACCACCTCGTCCGCTCCCGCCCGCGGCAGCTGAACGCCGGTATCGACTACAAGCGGGCACAGATCGACCGGGTGGACCTGGACGCACGGGTGGTGCACTTCGCGGTCGGCGGCTGGGTGTCGTACGACGTCCTCGTGGTGGCCACCGGAGCCGTGCTGCTGCCGGAGGAGACCGAAGGGCTGACCGGTCCCGGCTGGGGCGAGAACGTCTTCACCTTCTACGACCTGCCCGGTGCCGTGGGTCTGCACCACGCGCTGGAGCGCTTCGAGGGCGGACGTGTCGTGGTGGATGTGGCGGATCTGCCGGTCAAGTGCCCCGTCGCACCGCTGGAGTTCGCCTTCCTCGCCGACTGGTACTTCCAGCGATGCGGCATCCGCGACAGGGTCCAGTTGACTTATGTGACCCCGTTGGACGGCGCCTTCACCAAGCCGGTCGCGGCGAAGGCGTTGGGCGGGTTGCTGGCGGAGAAGGGTATCGAGCTGGTCACCGAGTTCACGCTCGGCGAGGTCGACGGACCGGGTGGGCGACTGGTGTCGTACGACGAGCGCGAGGTGCCCTTCGACCTGGCCGTCGTCGTACCGCTGCACGGCGGCGCCGCGTACGTCGGCCGCTCCGAGGGCCTCGGCGACGAACTGGGCTTCATCCCCGTCGACCCGCACACCCTCCAACACCCCGACCGCCCCGAGGTGTTCGCGATCGGCGACGCGGCGGGTCTGCCCGCCTCCAAGGCCGGTTCGGTGGCGCACTTCGAGGGTGAGGTGCTGGTGCACAACATCGGCCGCTTCCTCGCCGGACAGCCGCTGGACGCCTCCTTCGACGGGCATGCCAACTGCTTCGTCGAGACGGGCTTCCACAAGGCGCTGCTGATCGACTTCAACTACGACACCGAGCCGCTGCCCGGCCATTTCCCGGGCCCAGTCGGCCTGCCGCTGCTGAAGGAGTCGCACGCCGCCCACCTCGGCAAGCTCGCCTTCGAATGGCTGTACTGGCACAGCCTGCTGCCCGGCCGGGAACTGCCCGGCATCGGCTCGGCGATGCCCGAGCACGGAAAGACTCACGTGCCCGCCTGAGGGAGAGGACTCCGTCATGCCCACCGCCACCTACGCAGACACCGCCGTCCCCGTCGACGACGAGGGCTTCTTCACCGACCCCGACCGGTGGACCGAGCCGATGGCCGAACAGATCGCCCACGAACAGGGCATCGAGCCACTGACCGACCGGCACTGGACGGTCATCCACTTCATGCGCGCCCAGTACGCGGCAAAGGGAACGGGCCCCACCGTACGAGTGCTCGGCAAGACCTCCGGTGTGAGCGTCAAGGAGCTGTACCAGCTCTTCCCGAAGGGACCGGCGAAGACCGCCGCGAAGATCGCCGGGATCCCCAAGCCCCGCGGCTGCATCTGATCTGAAGGAGCGTGCCCGTCATGGCCGACACCGCCACGATCGAGAAGGTATCGATCATCGTCTCCAAGGGATCCCTGGAAGGGATCTACCCGGCCCTGATCATGGCCAACGGCGCCCGAGCCGAGGGGATCGAGGCCGACCTGTTCTTCACGTTCTTCGGACTGGACGCGATTACGAAGAAGCGCTGGGAGCACATCAAGCTGGCCACCGTCGGCAACCCGGGCCTGCACCTGCCGACCCTGCTGGGCGGTGTACCGGGCATGCCTGATCTGGTCACCCGGTACATGGAACGCAAGATGGACAAGCTCGACATCCCGCCGATCCCCGAGTTCATCGAGATGATCGCCGACACCGGCGCGGGCATCTACGCCTGCAAGGCGTCCGTGGACCTCTTCGAGCTCGGCAAGGACGACCTCGTCGAGCAGGTCCAGGGCGTCATCACGGTGGGGGAGTTCTATGAACACGCCGCCGGTGGTCAGATCATCTACACCTGAGATGGCCGCTGCTGTCCGATCGCGGCGTGCCTCGGCGGTGCTGTGCCGTCCGGTGGCTGGCGCTCTTCAGCCACCGGCGGACTTCACCCGGTGTGCGCCTCCGAGTTCGTCGCCTTCACCGAACTCGCCGAGGAGTCTGCCGCCGTGCTGGGTGCGAGACCGCCCGTTCGCCTCCCTCGCCGACCAGGGCCGTCGCGTCCGTCTGCCCGGTCCGGTACGCGTGCGAAGGCGCGCAGCATGGACCAGCTGAAGACGATTCCCGCCGCGGCGGCCACGGAGGCCCATGTCCAGGGGCTGGTCAGCAGGGTGTGGCGCAGGTCGGAGCCGATCTGCTGGCCGAGGACGAAGATGCCCATGACGGCGACGAACCAGCCGAAGGACTTGCGCAGAGCGTCCTGCGGGATCCGCCCGGCCAGCAGTCCGCCGAGCAGACTGCCGACGACGGCGGTCGCCGTGACGAGGGCGGCGAACCCCCAGTCGATGTGCACGCTGGCGAGGTACCCGGCCAGGCCCGCAAAGGATTTCATGGCGATGACCAGCAGTGAGGTGCCGACGGCCACGGTCATCGGCAGCCCGCCGAGCAGCGCGAGGGCGGGGACGACGAGGAAGCCTCCGCCCGCGCCGACCAGTCCGGTCACCAGTCCTACGACGATGCCGTCCAACAGGACGTGGAGTACGGGGAGTTCATGGTGGACCTTCTTCGGCTGCTGCCTGCGGCCGCGGATCATGGCCACGGCGGTGGCGATCATCATGAGGGCGAACGCGATCAGCAGGACGCTGCCGGGGACGAACTCGGCCAGCCGACCGCCCGCGTAGGCGCCGGTCATGCCGGCGAGGCCGAACAGCAGCCCCGTACGCCACCGGACGCGCCCGGCGCGGGCGTGCGAGACGACCCCTGCGGCGCTGGTGACGCCGACGACGAACAGCGAGGTGGCGATGGCCTCCTTCGTCTCCATTCCGGCCAGGTAGACCAGGATGGGCACGGTCAGGATGGATCCGCCGCCGCCCAGGACGCCGAGGCTCACCCCGATGAGCAGGGACGCGGCGACGACCAGGGCGATCATGACGCACCGCGCAGGGCGGCGACGACGGTGTCAAGGTCGGTGCGCGGGCCGCGGTTGTAGGGCAGCTTCGACAGCAGCAGGCCCATCGCGCAGGTGTTGGTGAGAGCGGCGACGGCCAGACCGGCCCCGACGGCTGTGCCGATGAGGTGCAGTCCGGGCAGGAACAGGCCCGCGATGCCGGTGATCAGGACGAGGGTTCCGGCGACGAGCCGTACCTGGCGCTCCAGGTCCCAGCGCTCGGGCCCGCGGTTGAGGGTGCCGCCGGAGGTCTCCCACGCCATGACGCCGCCGTCGAGAACGCGCAGGTTGGGCAGTCCCGCCTCGGCGAGGGCCTGTTCGGCCTGGGCGGCGCGGGCGCCGGAGCGGCAGATGAGGACGACGTCCTCGTCGAGATGGTGCAGCAGCTCGGCGCGGTGCTCGCGCAGGGTGTCGAGGGGGACGTTGTAGGAGCCGGGGATGTGGGCGGTGCGGAACTCGCCGGGCGTGCGCACGTCCAGCAGGCGCGGGCCTTCACCGTCCCGGGTCAGGTCGCGCAGGGTGGCGGGATCGAGTCGTGGCTTGTCGGCGTGGGTGGTCATGGGGGGTCCTTGCTGTCGCTGGAGCGGTGGAGGGTGGGCGGCGGCCGATGGTTCCGGCCGCCGCCTGGCGTGCGGCGGATCAGACGTCGGCGGATGCGGGCAGGGCGAGCCAGGCGCCGTAGCCGCCGAGCAGGTCGGAGACGTCGGTGCGGCCCTGGTGGCGGAGCAGGCTGGCGGCGATGGAGGAGCGGTGGCCGCCGGCGCAGTGGACGACGAGAGGCCGGTCGGTGGGGATCTCGGCTGCGCGGCGGGCGAGTTCGGCCAGCGGGATGTGCAGGGAGCCCTCGATGAAGCCCTCTTCGCGCTCGGCGGTGTTGCGCACGTCCAGGACGAGCGGGAGTTCGTCGCTGTCCAGCAGCCGGCGCAGTTCGTCGGCGGTCAGGCGGCTGGCCTGCTGCATCTGGTCGGCCAGGGCGGGAAACGCGCCCTCGGGTTCGCGCAGGTAGCCGCCGACCTTGTCGAAGCCGATCCGGGCGAGCCGGGTGACGACCTCCTCCTCGCGGTCTTGCGGCGCGATGACGATGACGTCCTGCTCGGGGCCGACGACCATGCCCGCCTGCTCGGCGAAGCGGCCGTCGGCGGGCACGTTGACCGAGCCGCGCAGATAGCCGGGGGCGAAGTCCTGCGGCGAGCGGGCGTCGACCACGACCGCCCCCGCCGCGCGCCGCTCCATGAACTCCTCGACCGACAGCGGCCGGGGTGCGGCGGCCGCGTCGAACAGGTCGTGCTCCTTGCGGTTGAGGATGGCGTCGTAGACGAAGTAGGCGGGCGCGGACGGCTGCCCCGCCGTGACCAGCGACACGAACTTCTCTTCGCTCATGGGCCGGCAGGCGTAGTTGGTGGCGCGCTGTTCGCCGATGGTGGACTGGCGCTGGGTGGAGAGGTTCTTGCCGCAGGCGGATCCGGCGCCGTGGGCGGGGAAGACCCGGACGGCGTCGGGCAGGGCCATCAGCTTGTTCTGGACGGTGTCGTAGAGCATGCGGCCGAGCTCGTCGGCGGTCACGCCGATGGAGGCGAGCAGGTCGGGTCGGCCGACGTCGCCGATGAACAGCGCGTCGCCGGTGAGGACGCCGTAGGGGACGGTGTCGTCGGCGTGCTCGTGGATGAGGATGCTGATCGACTCCGGGGTGTGGCCGGGGGTTTCGAGGATCTGCAGCGTGACGTCGC includes these proteins:
- a CDS encoding OsmC family protein, translating into MTGSAPHTLGTNRSQEALVQRLEVAHVDHDAYAVDIRGHRLQVDQPTEAGGTDTAPTPTELFAASLATCIAFYAGRYLHRHNLPRTGLRVRTEFTMATDRPARVASLRIVIVPPPELPEQRRAALLAVASHCTVHNTLHQPPEIDIELEP
- a CDS encoding NAD(P)/FAD-dependent oxidoreductase codes for the protein MGKHIVILGGGTAGTMAANRLRRTHGESEYRITVVDQDDDHLYQPGLLFVPFGTAQSHHLVRSRPRQLNAGIDYKRAQIDRVDLDARVVHFAVGGWVSYDVLVVATGAVLLPEETEGLTGPGWGENVFTFYDLPGAVGLHHALERFEGGRVVVDVADLPVKCPVAPLEFAFLADWYFQRCGIRDRVQLTYVTPLDGAFTKPVAAKALGGLLAEKGIELVTEFTLGEVDGPGGRLVSYDEREVPFDLAVVVPLHGGAAYVGRSEGLGDELGFIPVDPHTLQHPDRPEVFAIGDAAGLPASKAGSVAHFEGEVLVHNIGRFLAGQPLDASFDGHANCFVETGFHKALLIDFNYDTEPLPGHFPGPVGLPLLKESHAAHLGKLAFEWLYWHSLLPGRELPGIGSAMPEHGKTHVPA
- a CDS encoding TusE/DsrC/DsvC family sulfur relay protein, with product MPTATYADTAVPVDDEGFFTDPDRWTEPMAEQIAHEQGIEPLTDRHWTVIHFMRAQYAAKGTGPTVRVLGKTSGVSVKELYQLFPKGPAKTAAKIAGIPKPRGCI
- a CDS encoding DsrE/DsrF/DrsH-like family protein yields the protein MADTATIEKVSIIVSKGSLEGIYPALIMANGARAEGIEADLFFTFFGLDAITKKRWEHIKLATVGNPGLHLPTLLGGVPGMPDLVTRYMERKMDKLDIPPIPEFIEMIADTGAGIYACKASVDLFELGKDDLVEQVQGVITVGEFYEHAAGGQIIYT
- a CDS encoding sulfite exporter TauE/SafE family protein; its protein translation is MIALVVAASLLIGVSLGVLGGGGSILTVPILVYLAGMETKEAIATSLFVVGVTSAAGVVSHARAGRVRWRTGLLFGLAGMTGAYAGGRLAEFVPGSVLLIAFALMMIATAVAMIRGRRQQPKKVHHELPVLHVLLDGIVVGLVTGLVGAGGGFLVVPALALLGGLPMTVAVGTSLLVIAMKSFAGLAGYLASVHIDWGFAALVTATAVVGSLLGGLLAGRIPQDALRKSFGWFVAVMGIFVLGQQIGSDLRHTLLTSPWTWASVAAAAGIVFSWSMLRAFARVPDRADGRDGPGRRGRRTGGLAPSTAADSSASSVKATNSEAHTG
- a CDS encoding rhodanese-like domain-containing protein, which translates into the protein MTTHADKPRLDPATLRDLTRDGEGPRLLDVRTPGEFRTAHIPGSYNVPLDTLREHRAELLHHLDEDVVLICRSGARAAQAEQALAEAGLPNLRVLDGGVMAWETSGGTLNRGPERWDLERQVRLVAGTLVLITGIAGLFLPGLHLIGTAVGAGLAVAALTNTCAMGLLLSKLPYNRGPRTDLDTVVAALRGAS
- a CDS encoding rhodanese-like domain-containing protein, which translates into the protein MFFAQYYLDCLSQASYMIADETTGKAVVVDPRRDVSEYLTDAAEHGFTIEAVLNTHFHADFLAGHLELADRTGAWIGYGQRAEAEYPIRKLADGERISLGDVTLQILETPGHTPESISILIHEHADDTVPYGVLTGDALFIGDVGRPDLLASIGVTADELGRMLYDTVQNKLMALPDAVRVFPAHGAGSACGKNLSTQRQSTIGEQRATNYACRPMSEEKFVSLVTAGQPSAPAYFVYDAILNRKEHDLFDAAAAPRPLSVEEFMERRAAGAVVVDARSPQDFAPGYLRGSVNVPADGRFAEQAGMVVGPEQDVIVIAPQDREEEVVTRLARIGFDKVGGYLREPEGAFPALADQMQQASRLTADELRRLLDSDELPLVLDVRNTAEREEGFIEGSLHIPLAELARRAAEIPTDRPLVVHCAGGHRSSIAASLLRHQGRTDVSDLLGGYGAWLALPASADV